The genomic window ATTGGTGTATAAATAGAGTCTGTAAAGATTGTTCCTACAGAGGCAGCTGCTTTTTTATTTTCTTCAGCAGGTACATATCCACGTCCTTTTTCTAAAGTCAGTTCCATGTTAATGGTAACTTTAGGATCTAAATTACAGATTACTAAATCTGAATTTAAAACTTGGAATCCAGAAATAAATTTCTGAAAATCACCAGCAGTAATTTTATCTTGACCAGAAATTGATATTGAAACAGACTCGTTGTCTACTTCATCAATTTGTCGCTTGAAACGTACTTGTTTCAAGTTAAGAATAATTTCAGTAACGTCTTCTACAACACCAGGTATGGTAGAGAACTCATGTTCTACACTGTCCATTTTAACTGAAGTAATTGCAAAACCTTCTAATGAAGATAGTAACACTCTACGTAAAGCATTTCCAACTGTTAATCCGTATCCTGGCTCTAAAGGTCTGAATTCGAATTTACCTTCGAAATCAGTAGAGTCGATCATAATTACTTTGTCGGGCTTCTGAAAATTTAATATTGCCATAATTGTCTTCGTTTTAATTGTTAATTAGTTGCGCGATTTATAAGTTTGAAGACCACTAATAAATCCTTTGGCTAAATACCAATATAATTAATTTATTATTTAGAGTAAAGTTCAACGATAAATTGCTCGTTGATTTGTTCTGGTATTTGAATTCGCTCAGGAATAGAAACATATGTTCCAGATTTCGTGTCATTGTTCCAAGTAATCCACTCATAAACTACTGAAGAGTTTGATAAAGCAGATTCGATAGTTTCTAATGATTTAGATTTTTCTCTGACAGCAACGATATCGCCAGCTTTCAAAGAGTAAGAAGGAATGTTTACGATTCCGCCATTTACTGTAATGTGTCTGTGCGATACTAATTGTCTAGCTCCACTTCTAGAACGAGATAATCCCATTCTGAAAACAACATTATCTAATCTAGATTCACATAGTTGTAAAAGCACCTCACCAGTAATACCACGTGAAGCGGTTGCTTTCTTAAACATGTTTCTAAATTGCTTTTCTAATACACCGTAGGTGTACTTAGCTTTTTGCTTCTCCATTAACTGGATTGCATATTCAGACTTTTTACCACGACGTCTGTTATTTCCGTGTTGTCCTGGAGGGTAGTTTCTTTTTTCAAAAGATTTATCTTCTCCGAAGATTGCTACGCCAAACTTACGGGCGATTTTTGTTTTAGGACCAGTATATCTTGCCATTTCGTTTTGTTTTTGAGAGTGATTGTGAATTAAGGTCTTAAGCTTATCCTTCGACAGTCGTTGATCTCTCGTTTATACTATTAAAATAAATTAAACTCTTCTTCGCTTTGGAGGTCTACATCCGTTGTGAGGAGTAGGAGTTACGTCAATGATTTCAGTAACTTCAATTCCGCTGTTGTGTAAAGAACGTATTGCTGACTCTCTACCATTTCCAGGGCCCTTAACGTATACTTTCACTTTCTTAAGACCTGCTTCTTTTGCAGGGCCAGAAGCGTCCTCTGCTGCTAATTGTGCAGCGTAAGGCGTATTCTTTTTAGAACCTCTAAAACCCATTTTTCCAGCTGATGACCATGAGATCACGTCGCCTTTTTTATTGGTTAATGATATGATAATGTTATTAAAAGAAGCTGTTACGTGTGCTTCCCCCGTAGATTCTACGATAACTTTACGTTTTTTAGTACTTGACTTTGCCATATTACTAATTATTATTTAGTTACTTTTTTCTTGTTCGCAACTGTTTTTCTTCTACCTTTTCTAGTTCTTGAATTGTTCTTCGTACGTTGTCCACGTAAAGGAAGACCCGCTCTATGGCGAATTCCTCTGTAACAACCGATATCCATTAAACGTTTAATGTTTAATTGAATCTCAGAACGAAGTTCTCCTTCAATTTTAAAAGTTCCAACAGCATCACGAAGTCTTCCGATTTCTTCATCGGTCCAATCGGATACTTTAGTACTTTCATCAACTTTTGCTTCCGCTAAAATTTCTTTAGCTCTACTTCTACCTATTCCATAGATATAAGTTAAAGAGATTACTCCTCTTTTTTGTTTTGGGATGTCTACCCCTGCAATTCTAGCCATAATTAACCTTGTCTTTGTTTGAACCTAGGATTCTTTTTGTTTATAACGTAAAGTCTTCCTTTTCTACGTACGATCTTACAATCTACGCTTCTCTTTTTAATGGATGCTCTTACTTTCATCTTTTTACTTCTTGTTAGTATCTATAAGTTATTCTTGCCTTAGATAAATCGTAAGGACTCATTTCCAGTTTTACTTTATCACCTGGTAGTAATTTAATGTAATGCATACGCATCTTACCAGAGATATGGGCGGTCACAACGTGACCATTTTCTAATTCTACTCGGAACATCGCATTTGATAATGCTTCGATGATGCTTCCGTCTTGTTCTATTGCTGCTTGTTTTGCCATGTAGTTATATTGAGCCTATTGAACTGCTTTTCTATTTTTACCTGTTTTCATCAAGCCATCGTAGTGTTTGTTCAACAAGTATGAATTTACTTGCTGCATGGTGTCGATTGCAACTCCCACCATAATTAATAATGAAGTTCCTCCAAAGAATAATGCCCATCCTTGTTGGATATCCATCAAGCGAACAATGATTGCTGGAAACACAGCAATAAGTGCTAGAAACATAGAACCCGGTAGGGTGATTTGTGACATTATTTTATCAAGGTATTCTGAGGTTTCCGAGCCAGGTCGAATTCCAGGAATAAATCCTCCACTTCGTTTTAAATCATCAGCCATCTTATTGGTAGGCACTGTAATTGCTGTATAGAAATAAGTAAAGACAATGATTAAGAGTGCAAACGCAATGTTGTACCATAAACCAAACATACTATTTCCAGCAAAATTAGCAACCAACCATTGACCGACGGTTGAATCTTTTAAGATATCAAGACCTCCTAATAAACCTGGTACAAACATAATTGCTTGTGCAAAGATTATTGGCATTACTCCAGAAGCATTAAGCTTTAGAGGAATGTATTGTCTTGACCCCATGATGTTTTTTTCGTAGCCACCAGAAGCGGTACGTCTTGCATACTGAACTGCTATTTTTCTTACGGCCATGACTAACATGATCGACGCTAAGATAATAACAAACCATATGACAAGTTCAATTAAAATTTTGATTAATCCTCCTTGAGATTGATTCACAGCAGAGTCAAATTCTTGTGCGAATGATAATGGCATGTTTGCAATAATACCTACCATAATCAAAAGTGAGATTCCATTACCAATACCTTTGTCCGTAATCTTTTCTCCTAACCACATTGCAAAAACACAACCGGTTACTAGTATTACTATAGAAGAGAAATAAAACACTCCACCTTGACCTAAAGTGAAAGCTTGTGTACCGCCCATAAGCGCAGGAAGACTTGTTAAGTAGGCTGGTGCCTGTACTAAACAGATCCCAATTGTTAACCAACGGGTGATTTGTGTAATTTTCTTTTGACCACTAGCACCTTCTTTCTGAAGTTTCTGAAGATAAGGAATCGCAATTCCCATCAACTGAACGACAATAGAAGCCGAAATGTAAGGCATAATCCCTAATGCAAAAACCGAAGCTTTTGCGAAGGCACCACCTGTAAATGCATTTAAGAGTCCAAGAAGTCCTGAGTCCGTTTTGGATGCTAAAGATCCTAACTGTGAAGCGTCAATTCCGGGAAGCACAACTTGTGCTCCAAAACGATATACTAGCAACAGACCTAAAGTTAGAAGAATTCTATCTTTAAGTTCTGTAATTTTCCAAACGTTTTTTAATGTCTCTATAAATTTCATTTGTTGGGGTGTTATAGGGTTACAACTTCACCTCCAGCAGCTTCAATAGCCGCTTTTGCTGTTGCTGTGAATTTATGTGCTGAAACTTTTAACTTAGCTTTCAACTCACCTCTTCCTAAAATTTTAATCAATTCATGCTTACGTCCTAAACGCAATTCAACGATTGTTTCAAAATCTAATTCAGATTTAATTTTCTTTTCGTCAACTAACAGTTGAAGGGTATCAAGATTAATTCCTTGATAGTCTTTACGGTTAATGTTTGTGAAACCAAACTTAGGCACACGTCTTTGTAATGGCATTTGACCACCTTCAAAACCTACTTTTCTAGAGTAACCAGAACGAGATTTAGCACCATTGTGACCACGAGTTGCCGTACCACCTTTACCAGAACCTTGTCCTCTACCGACTCTTTTACCTTGACTTTTAACTGAACCTGCAGCAGGTCGTAAATTACTTAAATTCATTTTTCAGTATATTTTAAGCTTCTTGTACAGAAACTAAATGTTTTACTTTATTGACCATTCCTAAAATGTTAGGTGTCGCCTCATGTTCTATCGTTTGACCAATCTTTTTAAGACCAAGCGCTAATAATGTTAGCTTTTGTCTTTGTGTACGATTGATCGCACTTTTTTGTTTTGTTACTTTTATCTTAGCCATCTTGTCGTAAATTAACCGTTAAAAACTTGTGTAAGAGAAATTCCTCTCTCACGTGCTATTGACTTCGCATCTCTTAATTGAAGTAAAGCATCAAAAGTAGCTTTTACAACATTGTGAGCGTTTGAAGATCCTTGGGATTTTGATAAAACATCATGTACTCCAACGGCTTCAAGAACAGTTCTTACAGCTCCACCAGCAATAACCCCTGTACCAGGTGCTGCAGGGATGATGTTTACTCTTGCTCCGCCAAATTTACCTTTTTGTTCGTGAGGCAGTGTCCCTTTGATTAAAGGAATTCTAACTAAGTTTTTCTTAGCATCTTCAATTCCTTTCGCAATTGCACTGGCTACATCTTTAGATTTACCTAAACCGTGTCCTACAACACCAGCTTCGTCACCGACTACTACAATCGCTGAAAATCCGAATGCTCTACCACCTTTTGTTACTTTTGTAACTCTTTGCACACCTACCAAACGGTCTTTTAAATCCAACCCACTTGGTTTTACTAGTTCTGCACTTTTGTATTTTTGATACATAATTTCTTTAGAATTTAAGTCCTGCTTCTCTAGCGCCTTCCGCTAATGATTTTACTCTACCGTGATATAAATAACCACCTCTATCAAAAGTGATGCTTTCAACACCTGCCTTTATTGCTTTTGCTGCTACTGACTTCCCAACTAATGTTGCGATTTCAATTTTAGATCCTTTTGAAGTGCTGATATCTTTATCTCTTGAAGAAGCCGCACTAATGGTTACACCAGTGACGTCGTCTACTAATTGAGCATAAATTTCTTTATTACTTCTAAAAACAGCCAATCGAGGTTGAGACGCTGTCCCATTTACAATTTTACGTATTCTGTTTTTAATTCTTTGTCTTCTATCGTTTTTTGATAATGCCATAACTAACTTATTAAGCTGATTTACCTGCTTTTCTTCTTAATACTTCGCCTACGAACTTAATTCCTTTTCCTTTGTATGGCTCAGGCGCTCTGAAACCACGGATTTTAGCAGCAACTTGTCCAACAAGTTGTTTGTCGTGTGACGTTAATTTGATAATTGGGTTTTTCCCTTTGTCTGAAACTGTCTCTACTTTTACTTCAGGAGCGATGTTCAAAACAATATTATGAGAAAATCCTAAAGCTAAATCAAGTTTATTTCCTTGATTAGATGCTCTATATCCAACTCCTACGAGTTCTAATTCTTTTGACCATCCAGTAGTAACACCTTGGATCATGTTAAAAATTAAAGCTCTGTAAAGACCATGTTTTGCTTTGTGATCTTTATGTTCAGAAGAACGTTCTAAAATAACATGTCCTTCTTCTATTTTAATACTTATAGCAGAGAATTCTTGAGTTAGCTCCCCTAGTTTACCTTTAACCGTAATAAGGTTATCCGTTATATCTAAGCTCACTCCTTCTGGAATCGCTACTGGGTTTTTTCCTATTCTTGACATTTCTTAAATCTTTAAAATTAGTAAACGTAACACAATACTTCGCCACCAACATTTTCTCTTTGAGCCTGCTTTCCTGTCATCACTCCGTGAGAAGTTGAAACGATTGCAATTCCAAGGCCATTAAGAATACGTGGATGATCGCTAGATCCTGAGTATTTACGTAAACCTGGTTTACTTATTCTTTGGATTTTTTTGATTACAGGTTCTTTGGTTTCCTTATTGTACTTGAGTGCTATCTTGATAGTACCTTGTACAGTAGTGTCATCAAATTTGTAACTTAAAACATATCCTTGATCGAATAATATTTTTGTAATCTCTTTCTTTAAATTAGATGCAGGAATCTCTACAACTCTGTGATTTGCACGAACTGCGTTTCTAATTCTTGTTAAGTAATCCGCTATTGGATCTGTATACATAGTGTATTAATTTGCGGTTTTGGTTTTCTATTATTAGAACCTGAAACCAATTTATAATTTTACCAACTTGCTTTTCTAACGCCGGGTATTAATCCATTGTTTGCCATTTCTCTGAACATAACTCTTGAGAGTCCAAACTGACGCATATATCCTTTTGGACGACCCGTTAGTTTACATCTGTTGTGCATACGAACTGGTGATGCATTTACAGGTAATTTTTGCAATCCTTGGTAATCGCCTGCTTCTTTTAACGCTTTACGTCTGTCCGCATATTTTGCAACTACTTTTGCTCTTTTTACCTCACGGGCTTTCATTGATTCTTTAGCCATAGCTTAATTCTTTTTAAAAGGGACCCCTAATTCTGTTAATAATGATTTCGCTTCTTTATCGGTATCGGCGTCGGTTACAAATGTAATGTCCATTCCCGAGATTTTATTGACTTTATCAATATTTATTTCAGGAAAAATAATTTGTTCCGTAACTCCTAAATTGTAGTTACCTCTACCGTCAAATCCATTTGCTTTGATTCCGTTGAAATCTCTAACACGTGGAAGCGCAGATGTTACTAAACGATCTAAAAACTCATACATTTTTTCGCCACGTAAGGTTACTTTAACACCAATTGGCATTCCTTTACGTAGTTTAAAAGTTGCAACATCTTTTTTAGATATTGTTGCAATTGCTTTTTGTCCAGAAATTTTAGTGACCTCTTCTATTGCATAGTCGATTAACTTCTTGTCTGAAACAGCCGCACCAACACCTTTAGATATCACTATCTTTTGCAGTTTTGGAACTTGCATTACATTTTTATATCCGAATTCTTCTGTAAGAGCCGACATTACTCTGTCTTTATACTCTTGTTTTAATCTTGGAATGTATCCCATAATTCTTAAATTACTTCGTTAGATTTCTTTGAAAATCTTACTTTCTTACCGTCTTCCATTTTAAACCCAACTCTCGTTGTTTCACCTTTTGCAGTTAACAAAGATAAGTTTGATATTTGGATTGACGCTTCTTTTTCAACGATACCACCTTGAGGGCTTTGAGCACTAGGCTTCATGTGTTTTTTCACCATGTTTACCCCTTCAACGATCACTTTATTTTTTTCTATTAATACTTTCACAATTTTACCTTCAGAACCTTTATGGTCTCCAGCAATAACCCTTACGGTATCTCCTGATTTTATTTTGAGCTTTCCCATGTTTCTTAAATTAAAGCACTTCTGGTGCTAATGATACAATTTTCATGAATTGCTTATCACGAAGTTCTCTTGCTACTGGTCCAAAAACACGTGTTCCTCTCATTTCACCAGTAGGATTCAAAAGAACACAGGCGTTGTCGTCAAATCTTATATAAGATCCGTCTGGACGTCTTACTTCTTTTGCAGTTCGTACCACTACGGCTGTTGAAACTGCTCCTTTTTTGATGGTTCCGTTAGGAGTCGCATCTTTAATAGTAACAACAATTTTGTCACCAAGGGATGCATATCTACGTTTTGTACCACCTAGAACACGAATGGTTAATACCTCTTTTGCTCCAGTGTTATCAGCTACTTTTAATCTTGATTCTTGTTGTACCATAATTATTTAGCTCTATCAATGATTTCTACTAGTCTCCAACATTTAGATTTACTTAAGGGTCTTGTTTCCATGATCCTTACAGTATCACCTTCGTTGCAGTCGTTTTGCTCGTCGTGTGCTACGTACTTTTTAGTCTTTAGCACGAACTTTCCGTACATAGGATGTTTTACTTTTTTCACTTCAGAAACCACTATTGATTTCATCATTTTGTTACTTGTAACAACGCCTACACGTTCTTTTCTTAAATTTCTTTTTTCCATCTTTCAGCAGAATACAATTATTGCACTTCTCTATTTGTTAACTCCGTTGCCAACCGTGCTACAGATCGTCTTACAGATCGTAATTGGATTGGATTTTCGAGTGGTGATATTGCGTGGGTCATTTTCAGATCCGCGTAAGTCTTTTTCGTATCACTAAGTTTCTCTTGTAACTCAGCTGTCGATAGTTCTTTAATTTCAGATTGTTTCATAATATCAATAAAATTAAGCTTCGTAGTCTCTAGCGATTACAAATTTGGTTTTAACTGGTAATTTTTGAGCTGCTAAACGCAATGCTTCTTTAGCAACGTCAAGTGGCACACCACCAACTTCAAATAATATT from Formosa sp. Hel1_33_131 includes these protein-coding regions:
- a CDS encoding DNA-directed RNA polymerase subunit alpha is translated as MAILNFQKPDKVIMIDSTDFEGKFEFRPLEPGYGLTVGNALRRVLLSSLEGFAITSVKMDSVEHEFSTIPGVVEDVTEIILNLKQVRFKRQIDEVDNESVSISISGQDKITAGDFQKFISGFQVLNSDLVICNLDPKVTINMELTLEKGRGYVPAEENKKAAASVGTIFTDSIYTPIKNVKYSVENFRVEQKTDYEKLVFEIQTDGSISPQDALTQAAKILIHHFMLFSDERITLEADEIAQTETYDEESLHMRQLLKTKLIDMDLSVRALNCLKAAEVDTLGDLVSFNKNDLMKFRNFGKKSLTELEELVNVKGLSFGMDLSKYKLDKD
- the rpsD gene encoding 30S ribosomal protein S4; its protein translation is MARYTGPKTKIARKFGVAIFGEDKSFEKRNYPPGQHGNNRRRGKKSEYAIQLMEKQKAKYTYGVLEKQFRNMFKKATASRGITGEVLLQLCESRLDNVVFRMGLSRSRSGARQLVSHRHITVNGGIVNIPSYSLKAGDIVAVREKSKSLETIESALSNSSVVYEWITWNNDTKSGTYVSIPERIQIPEQINEQFIVELYSK
- the rpsK gene encoding 30S ribosomal protein S11, giving the protein MAKSSTKKRKVIVESTGEAHVTASFNNIIISLTNKKGDVISWSSAGKMGFRGSKKNTPYAAQLAAEDASGPAKEAGLKKVKVYVKGPGNGRESAIRSLHNSGIEVTEIIDVTPTPHNGCRPPKRRRV
- the rpsM gene encoding 30S ribosomal protein S13, with the protein product MARIAGVDIPKQKRGVISLTYIYGIGRSRAKEILAEAKVDESTKVSDWTDEEIGRLRDAVGTFKIEGELRSEIQLNIKRLMDIGCYRGIRHRAGLPLRGQRTKNNSRTRKGRRKTVANKKKVTK
- the ykgO gene encoding type B 50S ribosomal protein L36 — encoded protein: MKVRASIKKRSVDCKIVRRKGRLYVINKKNPRFKQRQG
- the infA gene encoding translation initiation factor IF-1 — its product is MAKQAAIEQDGSIIEALSNAMFRVELENGHVVTAHISGKMRMHYIKLLPGDKVKLEMSPYDLSKARITYRY
- the secY gene encoding preprotein translocase subunit SecY, with translation MKFIETLKNVWKITELKDRILLTLGLLLVYRFGAQVVLPGIDASQLGSLASKTDSGLLGLLNAFTGGAFAKASVFALGIMPYISASIVVQLMGIAIPYLQKLQKEGASGQKKITQITRWLTIGICLVQAPAYLTSLPALMGGTQAFTLGQGGVFYFSSIVILVTGCVFAMWLGEKITDKGIGNGISLLIMVGIIANMPLSFAQEFDSAVNQSQGGLIKILIELVIWFVIILASIMLVMAVRKIAVQYARRTASGGYEKNIMGSRQYIPLKLNASGVMPIIFAQAIMFVPGLLGGLDILKDSTVGQWLVANFAGNSMFGLWYNIAFALLIIVFTYFYTAITVPTNKMADDLKRSGGFIPGIRPGSETSEYLDKIMSQITLPGSMFLALIAVFPAIIVRLMDIQQGWALFFGGTSLLIMVGVAIDTMQQVNSYLLNKHYDGLMKTGKNRKAVQ
- the rplO gene encoding 50S ribosomal protein L15; the protein is MNLSNLRPAAGSVKSQGKRVGRGQGSGKGGTATRGHNGAKSRSGYSRKVGFEGGQMPLQRRVPKFGFTNINRKDYQGINLDTLQLLVDEKKIKSELDFETIVELRLGRKHELIKILGRGELKAKLKVSAHKFTATAKAAIEAAGGEVVTL
- the rpmD gene encoding 50S ribosomal protein L30, translated to MAKIKVTKQKSAINRTQRQKLTLLALGLKKIGQTIEHEATPNILGMVNKVKHLVSVQEA
- the rpsE gene encoding 30S ribosomal protein S5; this translates as MYQKYKSAELVKPSGLDLKDRLVGVQRVTKVTKGGRAFGFSAIVVVGDEAGVVGHGLGKSKDVASAIAKGIEDAKKNLVRIPLIKGTLPHEQKGKFGGARVNIIPAAPGTGVIAGGAVRTVLEAVGVHDVLSKSQGSSNAHNVVKATFDALLQLRDAKSIARERGISLTQVFNG
- the rplR gene encoding 50S ribosomal protein L18; the protein is MALSKNDRRQRIKNRIRKIVNGTASQPRLAVFRSNKEIYAQLVDDVTGVTISAASSRDKDISTSKGSKIEIATLVGKSVAAKAIKAGVESITFDRGGYLYHGRVKSLAEGAREAGLKF
- the rplF gene encoding 50S ribosomal protein L6, whose translation is MSRIGKNPVAIPEGVSLDITDNLITVKGKLGELTQEFSAISIKIEEGHVILERSSEHKDHKAKHGLYRALIFNMIQGVTTGWSKELELVGVGYRASNQGNKLDLALGFSHNIVLNIAPEVKVETVSDKGKNPIIKLTSHDKQLVGQVAAKIRGFRAPEPYKGKGIKFVGEVLRRKAGKSA
- the rpsH gene encoding 30S ribosomal protein S8, which translates into the protein MYTDPIADYLTRIRNAVRANHRVVEIPASNLKKEITKILFDQGYVLSYKFDDTTVQGTIKIALKYNKETKEPVIKKIQRISKPGLRKYSGSSDHPRILNGLGIAIVSTSHGVMTGKQAQRENVGGEVLCYVY
- the rpsN gene encoding 30S ribosomal protein S14, with amino-acid sequence MAKESMKAREVKRAKVVAKYADRRKALKEAGDYQGLQKLPVNASPVRMHNRCKLTGRPKGYMRQFGLSRVMFREMANNGLIPGVRKASW
- the rplE gene encoding 50S ribosomal protein L5; amino-acid sequence: MGYIPRLKQEYKDRVMSALTEEFGYKNVMQVPKLQKIVISKGVGAAVSDKKLIDYAIEEVTKISGQKAIATISKKDVATFKLRKGMPIGVKVTLRGEKMYEFLDRLVTSALPRVRDFNGIKANGFDGRGNYNLGVTEQIIFPEINIDKVNKISGMDITFVTDADTDKEAKSLLTELGVPFKKN
- the rplX gene encoding 50S ribosomal protein L24 translates to MGKLKIKSGDTVRVIAGDHKGSEGKIVKVLIEKNKVIVEGVNMVKKHMKPSAQSPQGGIVEKEASIQISNLSLLTAKGETTRVGFKMEDGKKVRFSKKSNEVI
- the rplN gene encoding 50S ribosomal protein L14; translation: MVQQESRLKVADNTGAKEVLTIRVLGGTKRRYASLGDKIVVTIKDATPNGTIKKGAVSTAVVVRTAKEVRRPDGSYIRFDDNACVLLNPTGEMRGTRVFGPVARELRDKQFMKIVSLAPEVL
- the rpsQ gene encoding 30S ribosomal protein S17; this encodes MEKRNLRKERVGVVTSNKMMKSIVVSEVKKVKHPMYGKFVLKTKKYVAHDEQNDCNEGDTVRIMETRPLSKSKCWRLVEIIDRAK
- the rpmC gene encoding 50S ribosomal protein L29 — its product is MKQSEIKELSTAELQEKLSDTKKTYADLKMTHAISPLENPIQLRSVRRSVARLATELTNREVQ